The genomic stretch TCCGGTAATGTTCCTCCAGCTGATCCGGTTCAATCCCGTACGCCGCGGCTCGTTCCTCACGCCAGCTTGAACCCCAGATTGCCGATCCTTGAAGAACTGCATCAGGCAAAACGGAGTTGACCCTAATGCCGAATTCTCCGCCTTCTGCTGCGATGCATCTTGCTAAATGGGTTTCAAGCGCCTTAACAGAGCTGTAGGCAGAGGCGTTTTTTCCCGCATAAACTGAATTTTTCGATCCGACAAATACCATGCTTCCGCCTCTATTTTGATGTTTCATCTGTTTAAACGCTTCACGGGCTACAAGGAAATAGCCTGTTCCTAAAACATTCATATTAAGATTCCATTCTTTTAGACTTGTTTCGTCAAATGGGCTTGATGTGGCCAGCCCGGCATTATTGACGACGATATCAATGCCGCCGTAAGCAAGCGCCGCTCGTTCAAAAGCTGACTGTACGTCTTCCTCCTTTGTCACATCCATTTTGACAGCCATTGCCCGTCCTTTTCCGTATGCATCGTTTATTTCCCCGGCAATTTTCTGTGCGCCTTCTATATTCAGATCAGCTACGATCACGTGCCCTCCCTCAGCTGCAAATCGGCGGCATGCCGCACTGCCGATTCCGCCGGCTCCTCCAGTTATCAGCGCTACTTTTCGGGAAAATTCTGCTTCCGGCGGGGCCAGCGTGAGTTTATATAGTTCGAGCGGCCAATATTCGACATGGTAGGACTCATTTTCATGTAAAGAAACAAATTGCCCCAGAGCGGTTGCTCCTTTCATTACGGCGATGGCCCTCCGATATAAAGCCCCGCTTACTTTAGACATCGCATAACTTTTTCCTGTATTCACCATTCCGATTCCAGGAATCAATATCACCCGCGGGGCGGATTCAAAGATTTGATCCCCATCCTGCTGATTGCGTGTAAAGTAAGCCTGATACTCTGATGTAAAGGTCTCGACTCCTGACTTGATCAGATCTGCAAGCTTGTGCACATCTTGAGTTTCCGGATTCCAATCAATGTACAGCGGAACCCGTTTTGTGTGAACAAGGTGATCCGGGCATGCCGCACCGATTTGCGAAAGTGCTGGCGCTTGGACACTGTTTACAAATTCCAAGACATCGTCATGATCATCATAGGAAAGGATCATTTTCTTTTCTTCACTTACTGCTCCTCTGATCACAGGCATGATGCCTGCCAAGATTTGTTTTCTTTTATCCTCCGGCAGCGGCTGATACCTTTTGCCTCCGAATACCTCATGCTGATTGATACGATCGTTAATATACTGCTCGGCTTCTTGAATGATGGATATCGTTTTTTGATAACATGTTTCAGACGTCTCTCCCCAAGTGACTAAGCCGTGTTTCTCCATTAATACAAGCTCGGCGTGGGGGTTGTTTGCTACGCCTTCAGCGATCATTTTAGACAAAGTAAATCCAGGACGGACGTATGGCACCCATACAAACCGATTTCCGTAAATGTCTTCAGCGATTTGTTTTCCATTATCCGCACAGCATATGCTGATAATCGCATCTGGATGGGTATGGTCAACATGTTTGTATGGCAGAAAAGCGTGTAATAGCGTTTCAATTGAAGGGCGGGGATGTTTGCTGTCTATCATACAATGAGACAGGTAGTCTACCATTTCTTCATCGGGCATTTGGTCCCTTTTAATCAGCGGGCGGATATCATCTAATTTCAAACCGGAAAAGTTATGCGCTTTCATTGTTGCCAAATCCGATCCGCTTCCTTTTACCCACATGACTTCTATTTCACGGCCTCTAAAATCCTTTTCCGTTGTTTTCATAGATGTATTCCCCCCGCCCCAGTTGCAGACAGTGCGGTCTGACCCGATCAGATTGGACCTGTACACCAATTCCTCTACACCTTTAGGTAGCTGTGCAGCTCGCTCTGAATCCCATATATGTTTCACCATATTTGATATTCCTCCATACCCTTTTATTTGTATCCGTTTTCATTATATATGATTTCTGTTTGTTTTTGAATCGTTTTTGTTTATTTTTGCTTTTTAACAAAAAAAGAAAGCAGCAGATATGCCGCTTTCTCGTTTCATTATGATTCTATTTTAAATTTCTTCGTAATGTCCTGAAGTTCTTCCGCCATGTTTGCCAACGTTTCCGCTGAAGAGCTGATTTCTTCCATGGACGCAAGCTGTTCTTCCGCCGAAGCTGCGATATCCTGAATGCCTGCTGAGCTTTCTTTCGCCACTGCAGAAATATCTTCAACAGCACTTGACACTTCCTGTGATCCGGCTGACAGTTGTTCAACCGTCGCGTTCAAGTTTTGCAATTCGCCGGAAATTTGGGTTGTCATCTCATAGATTTGTTTAAAGCTTTCCGCTGTTTGATCCGTAATCTGCAAGCCTTCTTTCACTTCATGATTCACGGATTGGAACATTGAAAGTGAGGTGCTGATTTCCCTGACAATCTCTTGAATTAATCCTTCAATTTCCTTGGCGGAGTCTGCTGATTGTACAGCAAGTTTTCTAACCTCTTCCGCAACTACTGAGAAACCTCTTCCGTATTCTCCCGCTCTTGCCGCCTCAATCGCAGCATTTAATGCAAGCAGGTTGGTTTGATCAGCAATGCCGTTAATCACATTCAAGATGCTTGTGATGTCTTGCGATTTTGTTTCAAGGCCCTTCACAACCGCTTCCGCTTTTTGAACGGATTGGTCAATTGTTTTCATCTGGCCGACTGTATGCTCCACCAGCTTTTCTCCGCTGCCCGCTGCCTCAGAGGACTGAATCGATGATTTCGTAATGGTTGAAGAGGCTTGAGCCACTTTTGAAATCCCCTCGTTCATTTGAGAAAGATGATTTGAGCTTGTTTCCAGTTTCTCGCTTTGTGCCTCGTTGCCATCTGAGAACTGTTCGATGGCAAGTGTAATATGTTCAGTTGCCTTGCTTGTTTGGGCTGCGCTTGCTGTCAGCTCCTCAGAAGATGAAGCGACGTTTTCTACAGACGTTTGAATAACGCCTATTACAGAACGCAATGATGCAGACATTTCATTAAAGCTTTCGCCAAGCTGGCCAAACTCGTTTTTCGAGTGAATGTCAATGACTTCTGTGAGATCTCCGCTGCTGATTTTTGCAGACGTTGAGACAAGTTTTCTTAACGGCTTGGTGATGGCACGGATAATATAGAGTATGAGTATGCCGCCGATTACTATTGACACGCATAGAATGATAACCGCAGTGTTCAGCACCGGGCTTGAAGCATCTTGCAATTCACTGACAAAATATGTGCCCGCGATTTTCCAGCCAGTCAGTTTATTTGTCGTAAAGGCCATTTTCTTTTCTTTGCCTTCGAATGTATATTCAAATGAGCCTTCTTTTTTGGAATATACTTGGTTTGTCCAATCGCCGGAACCGGTTGTCCCCGGCTTAATGGTCGGATGGGCGATATATTTTTTGTTGCCTGTCGTAATAAATGCAAAGCCTTCTTTTCCGATTTTGATTCTTTTTGATGCAGTAAGCACTTCATCCAGGTTTAAATCTAGCGCTATAACCCCTGAACCGTCTTTTAATTGTTTTGAAATTGTGACAACGATATCTCCTGTCGCTTCATCGGTATACGGTTCTGAGAAAACAGCTTGTCCTTTTTCCGCAACCGCCTGTTTGTACCAGTCACGTCCTGTCGGATCGAAACCTTTCGGAACACCGCTATCCGGATATTTATAAAGCTTCTTATCTTCTGAGGCAGCATAGATTGCGCCTACATCGTCGTTAAGTGTCGTGTACTGCTTAAATTTCTCTTTCAGTAATGTTTTGTTTTTGCCTAACAATATGTCTTTATCGACTGTCTCACTATAATAATCTATTGCTTTTACTTTATCTTCTAATTTATTTTGCAGCGTACTGTTTAGTTCTTCAACATTTCCCTTCGCACTGCTTATGAGCTCTCTGTCTAACGCGTTCCAAGCTGATTGATAACTGAAATATGCTAAAACCCCAACCGGCAAAATAAGCACTGCCAGAAACGCAGCGATTAGCGGTTTGCTGATCGATGGCTGTTTGATCCATTGTATGAATTTTCCCATTCTCGTTGACTCCTCCTTTAAGATAAATCTAATATCGTCAAACTAGGATAAAAGGTTTAATAAAAAAACTAAAAAAAACACCCAAGCGCAACAAGCTTGGGTGTTAAGGCTTATTATTCAATTTTAAATCGTTTGGTCATATCCCGAAGCTCTTCCGCCATAGAGGAAAGGGTCTCTGCAGACGAGCTGATTTCTTCCATGGAAGCTAGCTGCTCTTCAGCTGACGCCGCGATATCTTGTATATGCGCTGAGCTTTCTTTTGAAATCGATGCAATGTGCTCAGACGCTCCCGAAACTTCTTCGGAGCTGGCAGAAAGCTGCTGAACCGTCGCACTCATATTTTGCAGTTCGCCGGCGATTTGGTTCGTCATTTCAGAAATGCGTTTGAAGCTCATTTCTGTTTTATCTGTGATGTCAAGTCCTGTCTGCACCTCTTGATTGACAGATTGGAACATGCCGAGTGATGTATTGATTTCCTTCACAATTTCGATGATTAATCCTTCAATCTCTTTTGCTGAATCTGCTGACTGTACTGCCAGTTTTCTTACTTCTTCCGCTACAACGGAGAAGCCGCGGCCGTACTCGCCTGCGCGCGCTGCTTCAATTGCTGCGTTTAAGGCAAGCAGGTTCGTCTGGTCTGCGATGCCGTTGATCACACGCAAAATGTTTGTAATATCTTTCGATTTCGTTTCCAATCCGCGTACGACTTGCTCCGCTTCTTTAACGGACTTGTCAATGACATTCATTTGGCCGACGGTTTGATGAACAAGCTTGCCGCCTTCACTTGCAATTTCTGTCGATTGAACAGATGAATCAGTGATCACTTCAGAAGCTTGAGCCATATTCGTCAACCCGTCATTCATTTGATAAATGTGCTCTGCTGCCGTTTCAATGTTTTCGTTTTGTTTTTCATTGCCGTTAGAAAATTGTTCAATCGCCAATGTAATGTGCTCTGTTGCCTTGCTCGTTTGCGCAGCTGATGCAGTCAGCTCCTCAGAGGAAGCGGCAACATTGTCTACCGAATCCTGGATGGCGTGTATGAGAGAACGAAGTGACGACGCCATATTGTTAAAGCTTTTGCCGAGCTCGCCCAATTCATCTTTTGAACGGATATCAATGGTTTCCGTCAAATCTCCCTCGCTGATCCGCTTAGAGGAACCGACAAGCTGTTTCAGCGGTGTTGTAATCGACCGAATGATCAATGTCATGACGATAATCCCTATGATAATAGCTGCGGCCAAGACAATTAAAGCAAGGTGAAGGACAGGCTGGGCTGCCTCATGGATTTCATCCAAATACATGGTGCCGCCGATCTTCCATCCCGTCAACTTGTTTGTGTCAAAGGCCATTTTTTTCTTATCGCCATCCATGGTGTATTGAAAATCGCCTTTATCAGCACTCAACATCTTATCGAGCCAGTCGCCTTTTAATTCAGTTCCTGATTGTTCATTAGGGTGTGCGACAACTTTTTTGTCCTTCGTCATGATAAATGCGTAGCCTTGTGTGCCGATGTTGACTTTTTTGGTTGTTTTCAGCAGATTTTCAATCGTCATGTTGATTGCGATAACGCCTGAACCATCTTTTGTCTGCTGGGCGATTGTCACAACCATCGTATTTGTCGACGCGGTTTTATAAGGGTCTGTGATCACGACTTTCCCTTTATTTGCAACCGCTTTTTTGTACCAGTCGCGTTCAACCGGATTATAGCCGCTTGGCATCGGAAGATCCGGATAGCGGGTAAAGTGCCCTTTTGTGTCACTTGTATAAATGGATTCTACATCCTTGTTAATGCTGATATATTGTGAGAATTTCTCTGCAATGCTTGCATTGCTTTTTGCATTGTATTTCTCTTTTGTCAGCCATTCGCTGAAATAATCAGCACTGTTTTCTTTTTCGCCGATGCTGGTGTTAATGATTTCGTTTAATTGCTGTACATTTTCCAATGCGCTCCCCATCATCTGTCTGTCGAGTGAGCTGCTAGCCGATTGATACGCAAAGATCGCCAATATGACAACCGGTATGATGAGGATCGACAGAAAGGAAACGAGAAGCTTCCGTGTAATTGATCTTTGTTTTATGAGTTGGAGTATTTTTTTCATCATTCATTTCTCCTTTTTTATGCTACCCTTCATATCGGCTGGAAATGGGTAAATATATACAGCAAAAAAGAAGAAATTTAACAAAAGTAACTAATTTCCCATAAATAAATAGTATTTTAGACCTATTATTTGTCTACTTTAAATTGTTTTGTCAGATCACGGAGTTCTTCAGACATTCTTTCAAGCGTCAGTGCAGATGAACTAATCTCCTCCATGGATGCCAGCTGTTCCTCAGCTGAAGCGGCGATATCTTGGATGCCATCCGAGCTTTCCTTAGAAATGGCAGTGATATCATTTGAAGCTGCGGAAATTTCTTGAGCTCCCGCTGACAGCTCCTCAACCGTCGCATTCATGTTTTGCAGCTCGGAAGCAATTTGATTGGTCATTTGCGATATATGTTTGAAGCTCTGTTTAGTTTCATCCGTCATGACAAGCCCTGTTTCAACTTCTTTGTTTACGGACTGAAGCACGTTCAGTGATGTGTGAATTTCTTTTACTATTTCACTGATCAGCGATTCAATTTCTTTTGCTGAGTCAGCCGACTGTACCGCGAGCTTTCTCACTTCCTCAGCGACGACTGAGAAGCCCCGGCCGTATTCACCCGCTCTGGCAGCTTCAATGGCGGCATTTAAAGCCAAAAGATTGGTTTGATCCGCAATGCCGTTGATGACACGCAAAATATTCGTGATATCCTTTGATTTGATCTCCAGCCCTTTCACCACTTGTTCCGCTGCTTTTACGGAATGGTCAATTGTGTTCATTTGGCCGGCTGTTTTCTGGACGAGTGTCTCCCCTTTGCTTGACACTTCGGTTGAATCTGCGGATGTTTCTGTAATCACTGCTGCAGCCCGCGCCAGCTCTGCCAATCCGTCATTCATTTCATTAATTTGTTCGGTTGTCGTTTCTATTTTCTCGCTTTGGCTTTCACTGCCGTTTGAAAATTGCTCGATAGCCATCGTAATGTGCTCAGTGGCTCTGCTTGTCTGGTCTGCCGATGCAGTCAGCTCTTCAGACGAGGAGGCAACGTGTTCTACTGAGTCTTTGATCCCGTGAATGAGCGAGCGAAGCGAGTGTGCCATATGATTGAAGCTCTCACTCAGAACGCCGAGTTCATCTTTTGAATTGATTTCAATCGTTTCGGTTAGATCGCCTTCACTAATTTTTTCAGCGGATGCGACAATGCGTCTCAATGGCTTTGTGATGGATCGAATCACAAAATAAATCGCCGTCATTCCAGCTCCGATGGCAATCGCCAGAACGATTGAAGCCATGATCAGAACCCTGCTTGCAGCATCGTGAATCTCGTTTGCATACATCGTGCCGCTGATTTTCCAGCCTGTTGTTTGGCTTGTTGCAAATGCCATTTTTTTCTTTTTGCCTTTGTACGTATATTCAAAGTCCCCGCTTTTATCCTTGTAGAGCTTATCAACCCAGTCCCCTTTTAGCTCTGTTCCCGCTTTTTCTCCGGAGTAGGCGATGACTTTCTTGTTTTGGCTCAAAATAAAAGCATAGCCTTCTTTTCCGATATTGATTCCTTTCGCGGTAGTGACTAAGTCATCAATTTTCATATCAATGGCGACAACGCCTGACCCATCCACCGTTTGACGGGCGATGGTGACGACCATTTTTCCTGATGAAATCGATTCATAAGGCTCAGTGACAATTGTTTTGCCTTTATTGGCCATTGCTTCTTTGTACCAATCTCGTTCCAAAGCATTAAAGTCGCTTGGCATGTCAGCGTACGGATAACGTGTGAAGTCCCCGTCTTTGCCGCTTGAAAATACCGCAGCGACATTATCATTCATTTGGATAAATTGTTTAAATTCCTGTTTCAGCTCTGTTTTCTTTTTATCCTGAAATTTTTCTGCTGTAGCCCAATCGCTGAAATATGCGAGGCTTTTTTCAGTAGTGCTGATTTTATCATCAATGATGTGATCTAATATCTGAACATTTTCCTTTGCGCTTTGCGTCATCTGTACATCAAGTGAGGCAACTGCTGATTGATAAGCGCTAACCGAAAGGGCGGTTATCGGAACAATTAAGATCAGCAGGAAAGAAATAATAAGTCTCCTTGCAATTGATGATCTGCGAATAGTGGTGAGTGTTTTTTTCATTTCCTTTTGAACCTTCTTTCAATAATTTACAAATTATATCGGCGGATCTTCCTTTAAATTACATTGAAAATGGAGGAAAAAATGAAAAATAGTTCTAAATTCACCTGTTAAACTAGGACTTTATTATTGTTTACCATATAAAAAAACAGCGCTTTGATAGCGCTGTTTTTCGGTTTTTACTCGATTTTAAATTGTTTCGTCAGATCGCGAAGCTCTTCTGCCATCTGCGCAAGAGTCGTCGCTGAGGAACTGATTTCTTCCATGGAAGCAAGCTGTTCTTCAGCTGATGCGGCAATGTCCTGGATGCTTGCCGAGCTTTCTTTCGACACGTCTGCAATGCCGCTGACTGCTGCTGAAACATGCTGTGAACGGTCTGACAGCTGCTCGACGGTGGAATTCATCGTCTGCAGCTTGCCCGCGATTTCGTTTGTCATGCTGAAAATGCTCTGGAAGCTTTCTTTTGTATTGTCTGTGACAACAAGTCCGGACTGTACTTCCTGATTGACCTCTTTAAACATGTGAAGAGAGGTGTCGATTTCTGCGACGATTTCTTGGATCAGCTTTTCGATTTCTTTCGCTGAATCGGCTGATTGGACAGCCAGCTTGCGCACCTCCTCCGCTACGACAGAGAAGCCGCGTCCTGACTCTCCGGCACGCGCCGCTTCAATGGCTGCATTTAGTGCAAGCAGATTTGTTTGGTCAGCGATTCCGTTGATGACTCTCAAAATGCTTGTGATGTCTTTTGATTTTCCTTCTAAGCCTTTGACAACAGCTTCAGCCTGCTGAACAGATTGATTAATCGAGTTCATTTGTCCGACTGTCTGCTGCACAAACTTCTCACCCGTTCCGGCGATTTCCGTTGATTGGATAGATGCCTTTGTAATATCTGACGATGTTTGTGAGACTTGCTGGAGTCCTTCATTCATTAAGTTCAGCTGATGAGAGCTGGATTCAACCTTTTCGCTTTGCTCCTCGTTTCCGTTTGAGAACTGCTCAATCGCCATCGTAATATGCTCGGTGGCTTTACTCGTCTGCCCGGCAGATGCGGTAAGCTGTTCGGAAGATGCGGCCACATTGTTCACCGAGTCCTGAATAGCGCTGATCAGAGAGCGGAGAGATTGTCCCATTTCATTGAAGCTTTCCCCAAGCTCTCCAAGCTCATCCTTTGAATGGATTTCGATCGTTTCGGTCAGATCCCCCCTGCTGATCGTTTTCGATGATTGAACAAGACGTTTTAACGGTTTTGTAATCGAACGAACGATAAACAGAATTAAAATTCCGCCTGCCACAATGGAAGCAATCAGCACAATCATTCCTGTTGTCAGCACAGACTTTGAGGCATCCTTAATTTCATCCATATACATTGTGCCGGCTATTTTCCAACCAGTCAGTTCGTTTGTAGTATAGGTCATCTTTTTATCTTCGTTATTAAGAGTATACTGGAGTTCACCGCTGTCATTCGCATACATTTTGGCTACCCAGTCGCCTGAAAGCTTTTCTCCAGCCTTATGGTTCTTGTGGGCGACATAGGTTTTGTTTTTTGTTGCAATGAAAGCATAACCTTCTTTTCCGACCTTGATTTGTTTCATTTGTTCTAACAATTTATCAATGGTAATATCCATGGCGACAACGCCAGATCCGTCCTTCAGCTCCTGTGCAATGGTAATGACCATGCTTCCGTCACTCGCAGCCACGTAAGGATCTGTCACGACAATTTCACCGCCGGCCTTCATCGCATCCTGGTACCAAGGCCGTTGTCTCGGGTCGTATCCTTCCGGCAATTTTTCTTTTGGCGCTTGTACATAAGTGCCGTTATCTGCGCCCCCATAAATTCTGGCTACTCCTTGATTAATAGATACATATTGTGAAAATTTAGCTTTGATCTCTTCTTGATTTGATTTCCCTTTGAATGCGGATCTTTTAAGAGATTCACTGAAAAAGGTGACTGCTTTCGCTTTTTCTCCCAGATCATTTGTAACAGTTGTATTAAATGTATCGACACTGTTTTTCGCATTTCCCATAATTTCCTGATCCAGCTTTCCGCTGGCGCTTCGGTAAGAGCTAAATTCTAATATAAGAATAGGGATAATGAGAATCGCAATAAATGAGACGATTAATTTCTTTGAAATAGACGGTTTCTTCAGCCAATTGATAAAAGTCTTCATGTCACTTGCTCCTTCAGGTTTGATACAGTATATATCGGCTGCTTAAAAAAGTTTTAAAATAAAAAATGGAAGAAGTTCTTTTTGGCTGTCTTCTGCCTTTTTAACTTTCATTGCCCAAGCTCTTTGCATATCTTATAAAAAACAAGGGGGGCTAAACATGATTATTGTATCAGGACAATTGCTCCGTCCCCAGGATATTGAAAATTGGCAGATTGATCAAGATCTGAATCCGCTCTTAAAAGAGATGATTGAGACGCCTGTTCAGTTTGATTATCATTCAATTGCTGAACTGATGTTTGAGCTTAAACTGCGGATGAATATTGTAGCAGCGGCAAAGACGCTGCACAAAAGCGGGGCGAAGTTTGCCACTTTTTTAAAAACATACGGGAATACAACGTATTGGAGGGTTTCACCGGAGGGCGCCTTGGAGCTGAAATACAGAATGCCGCCTTCAAAAGCGATTCGGGACATTGCAGAGAACGGCCCGTTTTATGCGTTTGAATGCGCAACCGCAATCGTTATCATTTATTACTTGGCCTTAATCGATACAATCGGAGAAGATAAATTCAATGCCAGCTTTGACAGAATTATTTTATATGACTGGCATTATGAGAAATTGCC from Bacillus subtilis subsp. subtilis str. 168 encodes the following:
- the mcpA gene encoding methyl-accepting chemotaxis protein (Evidence 1a: Function from experimental evidences in the studied strain; PubMedId: 8188684, 9721285, 12011078; Product type rc: receptor) is translated as MKKILQLIKQRSITRKLLVSFLSILIIPVVILAIFAYQSASSSLDRQMMGSALENVQQLNEIINTSIGEKENSADYFSEWLTKEKYNAKSNASIAEKFSQYISINKDVESIYTSDTKGHFTRYPDLPMPSGYNPVERDWYKKAVANKGKVVITDPYKTASTNTMVVTIAQQTKDGSGVIAINMTIENLLKTTKKVNIGTQGYAFIMTKDKKVVAHPNEQSGTELKGDWLDKMLSADKGDFQYTMDGDKKKMAFDTNKLTGWKIGGTMYLDEIHEAAQPVLHLALIVLAAAIIIGIIVMTLIIRSITTPLKQLVGSSKRISEGDLTETIDIRSKDELGELGKSFNNMASSLRSLIHAIQDSVDNVAASSEELTASAAQTSKATEHITLAIEQFSNGNEKQNENIETAAEHIYQMNDGLTNMAQASEVITDSSVQSTEIASEGGKLVHQTVGQMNVIDKSVKEAEQVVRGLETKSKDITNILRVINGIADQTNLLALNAAIEAARAGEYGRGFSVVAEEVRKLAVQSADSAKEIEGLIIEIVKEINTSLGMFQSVNQEVQTGLDITDKTEMSFKRISEMTNQIAGELQNMSATVQQLSASSEEVSGASEHIASISKESSAHIQDIAASAEEQLASMEEISSSAETLSSMAEELRDMTKRFKIE
- the mcpB gene encoding methyl-accepting chemotaxis protein (Evidence 1a: Function from experimental evidences in the studied strain; PubMedId: 12011078, 14731274, 15317802, 15544802, 19901023, 20864474, 22931217, 27899502; Product type rc: receptor) — its product is MKTFINWLKKPSISKKLIVSFIAILIIPILILEFSSYRSASGKLDQEIMGNAKNSVDTFNTTVTNDLGEKAKAVTFFSESLKRSAFKGKSNQEEIKAKFSQYVSINQGVARIYGGADNGTYVQAPKEKLPEGYDPRQRPWYQDAMKAGGEIVVTDPYVAASDGSMVITIAQELKDGSGVVAMDITIDKLLEQMKQIKVGKEGYAFIATKNKTYVAHKNHKAGEKLSGDWVAKMYANDSGELQYTLNNEDKKMTYTTNELTGWKIAGTMYMDEIKDASKSVLTTGMIVLIASIVAGGILILFIVRSITKPLKRLVQSSKTISRGDLTETIEIHSKDELGELGESFNEMGQSLRSLISAIQDSVNNVAASSEQLTASAGQTSKATEHITMAIEQFSNGNEEQSEKVESSSHQLNLMNEGLQQVSQTSSDITKASIQSTEIAGTGEKFVQQTVGQMNSINQSVQQAEAVVKGLEGKSKDITSILRVINGIADQTNLLALNAAIEAARAGESGRGFSVVAEEVRKLAVQSADSAKEIEKLIQEIVAEIDTSLHMFKEVNQEVQSGLVVTDNTKESFQSIFSMTNEIAGKLQTMNSTVEQLSDRSQHVSAAVSGIADVSKESSASIQDIAASAEEQLASMEEISSSATTLAQMAEELRDLTKQFKIE
- the tlpA gene encoding methyl-accepting chemotaxis protein (membrane curvature dependent localisation) (Evidence 1a: Function from experimental evidences in the studied strain; PubMedId: 8188684, 10825179, 14563871, 26522943; Product type rc: receptor) → MKKTLTTIRRSSIARRLIISFLLILIVPITALSVSAYQSAVASLDVQMTQSAKENVQILDHIIDDKISTTEKSLAYFSDWATAEKFQDKKKTELKQEFKQFIQMNDNVAAVFSSGKDGDFTRYPYADMPSDFNALERDWYKEAMANKGKTIVTEPYESISSGKMVVTIARQTVDGSGVVAIDMKIDDLVTTAKGINIGKEGYAFILSQNKKVIAYSGEKAGTELKGDWVDKLYKDKSGDFEYTYKGKKKKMAFATSQTTGWKISGTMYANEIHDAASRVLIMASIVLAIAIGAGMTAIYFVIRSITKPLRRIVASAEKISEGDLTETIEINSKDELGVLSESFNHMAHSLRSLIHGIKDSVEHVASSSEELTASADQTSRATEHITMAIEQFSNGSESQSEKIETTTEQINEMNDGLAELARAAAVITETSADSTEVSSKGETLVQKTAGQMNTIDHSVKAAEQVVKGLEIKSKDITNILRVINGIADQTNLLALNAAIEAARAGEYGRGFSVVAEEVRKLAVQSADSAKEIESLISEIVKEIHTSLNVLQSVNKEVETGLVMTDETKQSFKHISQMTNQIASELQNMNATVEELSAGAQEISAASNDITAISKESSDGIQDIAASAEEQLASMEEISSSALTLERMSEELRDLTKQFKVDK
- the tlpB gene encoding methyl-accepting chemotaxis protein (Evidence 1a: Function from experimental evidences in the studied strain; PubMedId: 8188684, 10825179, 14563871; Product type rc: receptor), whose translation is MGKFIQWIKQPSISKPLIAAFLAVLILPVGVLAYFSYQSAWNALDRELISSAKGNVEELNSTLQNKLEDKVKAIDYYSETVDKDILLGKNKTLLKEKFKQYTTLNDDVGAIYAASEDKKLYKYPDSGVPKGFDPTGRDWYKQAVAEKGQAVFSEPYTDEATGDIVVTISKQLKDGSGVIALDLNLDEVLTASKRIKIGKEGFAFITTGNKKYIAHPTIKPGTTGSGDWTNQVYSKKEGSFEYTFEGKEKKMAFTTNKLTGWKIAGTYFVSELQDASSPVLNTAVIILCVSIVIGGILILYIIRAITKPLRKLVSTSAKISSGDLTEVIDIHSKNEFGQLGESFNEMSASLRSVIGVIQTSVENVASSSEELTASAAQTSKATEHITLAIEQFSDGNEAQSEKLETSSNHLSQMNEGISKVAQASSTITKSSIQSSEAAGSGEKLVEHTVGQMKTIDQSVQKAEAVVKGLETKSQDITSILNVINGIADQTNLLALNAAIEAARAGEYGRGFSVVAEEVRKLAVQSADSAKEIEGLIQEIVREISTSLSMFQSVNHEVKEGLQITDQTAESFKQIYEMTTQISGELQNLNATVEQLSAGSQEVSSAVEDISAVAKESSAGIQDIAASAEEQLASMEEISSSAETLANMAEELQDITKKFKIES
- the rhaE gene encoding bifunctional rhamnulose-1-phosphate aldolase/alcohol dehydrogenase (Evidence 1a: Function from experimental evidences in the studied strain; PubMedId: 24391637, 26712933; Product type e: enzyme), with translation MVKHIWDSERAAQLPKGVEELVYRSNLIGSDRTVCNWGGGNTSMKTTEKDFRGREIEVMWVKGSGSDLATMKAHNFSGLKLDDIRPLIKRDQMPDEEMVDYLSHCMIDSKHPRPSIETLLHAFLPYKHVDHTHPDAIISICCADNGKQIAEDIYGNRFVWVPYVRPGFTLSKMIAEGVANNPHAELVLMEKHGLVTWGETSETCYQKTISIIQEAEQYINDRINQHEVFGGKRYQPLPEDKRKQILAGIMPVIRGAVSEEKKMILSYDDHDDVLEFVNSVQAPALSQIGAACPDHLVHTKRVPLYIDWNPETQDVHKLADLIKSGVETFTSEYQAYFTRNQQDGDQIFESAPRVILIPGIGMVNTGKSYAMSKVSGALYRRAIAVMKGATALGQFVSLHENESYHVEYWPLELYKLTLAPPEAEFSRKVALITGGAGGIGSAACRRFAAEGGHVIVADLNIEGAQKIAGEINDAYGKGRAMAVKMDVTKEEDVQSAFERAALAYGGIDIVVNNAGLATSSPFDETSLKEWNLNMNVLGTGYFLVAREAFKQMKHQNRGGSMVFVGSKNSVYAGKNASAYSSVKALETHLARCIAAEGGEFGIRVNSVLPDAVLQGSAIWGSSWREERAAAYGIEPDQLEEHYRKRTALLVNIYPEDIAEAIAFFASSKAEKTTGCMITVDGGVPAAFTR